The following are encoded together in the Fundulus heteroclitus isolate FHET01 chromosome 19, MU-UCD_Fhet_4.1, whole genome shotgun sequence genome:
- the clmn gene encoding calmin — MAGHHWEDWFEREEFIGQISDIRVQNLQVEREVVQKRTFTRWMNLHLEKCDPPLQIQDLFQDIQDGHVLMALLEELSGCKLLHGFKRSAHRIFRLNNIAKVLSFLEERNVKLVSIDAADIADGNSSIILGLIWNIILFFQIKELTGNIRSQFPSSSSLSSIPTSSDSDTSFGSTPSEERQSAAVTMRENSKAIKKLLQWIQRRTRKYGVAVQDFGKSWTSGLAFLAVIKSIDSSLVDMRKALLRTPRENLEDAFRIAHYSLGIPRLLEPEDLAISPPVEQSIIMYVSQFLEHFPGIQESEEPSQVIERSVSMGRLNFRDVEQEHMRNGAPYSRVKHRSYMFQKDSTKPSPKVLMSSVSEDRSVLEPRFRAAATRSWSSEDILSDSPQTVDVSNMVDVNTRAPGSDVLQDFGSPQQSFTHSPSSVPESLIGDSAINSPDSWMEGELNPDRFCESRSDSSFCDSGMAWDVYRATPVEVTPYDEGFVSSVEDRAPDESIIETYIDDHMSSLDRTDTQIERDQEEDGKEKQEDTEKQYRDPEPDVATGPRETNRADETPLQTDKVPTEQKTLDERCEAEGLESYGSGDLVQKPDRQNHFEPIFSTEPPEETPLKEVGREGSYRGGTFNGQTESLEQRHRGETGAPGEEVEEFRNKSESLKDPAVERDSSERKESSGSETLHRHAANSGTAFKPSLTIPLISITSEPEEPDEEIESDPGALGQDEHEGRESSQGPDPPNSVCSKDDGQEPPEFPSSLIPENTITLGDPERESGNDPGQQDGSHGTHSEGNHRDNRDKQEERFPGIEALEDGDVSARCPLVSTDDQPQNPDGDGRNHSDGHQEKPTQRETENLPDSSDISQNILDPDSQKLNGQIGVPCSGPADLPRHLDRFSSDFDRSFPTDDLVGDRIEPMDLFYPDKEESILPEPPDTEMQRWPSVLSVSALQPAPPSDGPEDLLGEDFLSGGEHDHVIGPTNQTPSDSPLSQEQCVMCGVTIGAPQGTDASEADSEGSPLRMDSIRPDEIHIPPVLRHRKGAHLTESPEKTKAASRTAEPEDCDLWWRENWELCVLLLLWLLLYSFMVLPQMDLKTLPSLLLNQ; from the exons tGGAAAGAGAGGTGGTGCAGAAGAGGACGTTCACACGATGGATGAATCTGCACTTAGAGAAG TGTGACCCGCCCCTGCAGATCCAGGATCTGTTCCAGGACATCCAGGATGGACACGTCCTCATGGCTCTGCTCGAGGAGCTCTCTGGCTGCAAATTG CTCCACGGCTTCAAGAGGTCCGCCCATCGAATATTCCGACTCAACAACATCGCCAAGGTGCTTTCCTTCTTGGAGGAGAGAAAC GTGAAGCTGGTGAGCATCGATGCAGCCGACATCGCTGATGGAAACTCCTCCATCATCCTTGGACTCATCTGGAACATTATCCTCTTTTTCCAG ATCAAAGAGCTGACGGGAAACATCCGGAGCCAGTTCCCCTCCTCTTCCAGCTTGTCATCCATCCCCACCAGCTCCGACTCCGACACGTCCTTCGGCAGCACGCCCTCAGAGGAGCGACAGTCTGCGGCCGTCACCATGAGGGAGAACAGCAAGGCCATCAAGAAGCTGCTGCAGTGGATCCAGAGGAGAACTCGGAA GTACGGGGTGGCCGTGCAGGACTTTGGGAAAAGCTGGACCAGCGGCCTGGCCTTCCTGGCCGTCATTAAATCCATTGACTCCAGTCTGGTGGACATGAGGAAGGCCCTGCTGAGGACTCCCAGAGAGAACCTGGAGGACGCCTTCAGGATAGCTCACTACAGTTTGGGAATACCGCGACTACTGGAGcctgaag ACTTGGCTATAAGCCCACCGGTTGAGCAGTCCATCATCATGTATGTTTCCCAGTTCCTGGAGCACTTCCCCGGCATACAGGAG TCCGAGGAGCCCTCGCAGGTGATTGAGCGTAGTGTCTCCATGGGCAGGCTCAACTTTCGAGACGTTGAGCAGGAGCACATGAGGAATGGGGCTCCTTACAGCAGAGTGAAGCACCGTTCCTACATGTTCCAGAAAGACTCAACCAAACCTTCACCCAAAGTCTTGATGTCCTCGGTGTCGGAAGACAGGAGTGTGCTGGAGCCGCGTTTCAGGGCGGCTGCAACTCGATCGTGGTCCAGTGAGGACATTTTATCGGACTCCCCCCAAACCGTCGACGTCTCCAACATGGTGGACGTAAACACCAGAGCGCCGGGCAGCGATGTCCTACAGGACTTTGGTTCCCCTCAGCAGTCCTTCACCCACTCACCCTCATCGGTACCGGAGTCGCTGATTGGAGACTCTGCCATCAACTCTCCGGACTCCTGGATGGAGGGTGAGCTGAACCCGGACAGGTTCTGTGAGAGTCGCAGTGACAGTTCTTTCTGCGACAGCGGGATGGCCTGGGACGTTTACCGGGCCACGCCGGTGGAGGTGACGCCATACGATGAGGGATTTGTCTCCTCCGTGGAGGACCGAGCTCCCGATGAGTCCATTATCGAGACGTACATTGATGACCACATGAGCTCTCTGGACAGAACTGATACGCAGATTGAGAGAGACCAAGAGGAAGACGGGAAGGAGAAACAGGAGGACACTGAGAAGCAGTACCGGGACCCAGAACCAGACGTGGCAACTGGTCCTAGAGAAACCAACCGTGCAGATGAAACTCCACTTCAAACGGACAAAGTTCCTACAGAACAGAAAACTTTGGATGAACGTTGTGAAGCAGAAGGACTGGAGAGCTATGGTTCTGGAGACCTCGTTCAGAAACCTGATCGGCAGAACCACTTTGAGCCCATCTTCTCCACTGAACCCCCTGAAGAGACCCCTCTGAAAGAAGTGGGCAGAGAAGGAAGTTACCGGGGCGGGACGTTTAACGGGCAAACGGAAAGTCTGGAGCAGAGGCATCGGGGGGAAACTGGAGCTCCAGGGGAGGAAGTAGAGGAGTTTAGAAATAAGTCAGAGAGTTTAAAAGACCCAGCAGTCGAAAGAGACTCCTCAGAGCGTAAAGAAAGCAGCGGGTCAGAAACTTTACATAGACATGCAGCCAACAGTGGCACAGCATTCAAACCAAGTCTGACCATTCCTCTGATCTCCATCACCAGTGAGCCAGAGGAACCGGACGAAGAGATAGAATCTGACCCAGGAGCACTTGGTCAGGACGAGCATGAAGGTCGGGAGAGTTCTCAAGGTCCAGATCCACCAAACAGTGTTTGCAGTAAGGATGATGGACAAGAACCTCCAGAGTTCCCGTCCAGTTTGATACCAGAAAACACTATAACACTGGGAGACCCAGAAAGGGAGTCTGGGAATGATCCTGGTCAGCAGGATGGCAGCCATGGGACGCATTCAGAGGGTAACCACAGGGataacagagacaaacaggaggaACGGTTTCCTGGGATCGAGGCCCTGGAAGATGGAGACGTTTCCGCTCGGTGTCCTTTGGTCAGCACCGACGACCAGCCTCAGAACCCTGACGGAGACGGCAGGAATCACTCAGATGGACACCAGGAAAAACCGACTCAAAGGGAGACAGAGAACCTCCCGGATTCCTCTGATATCTCTCAGAACATCCTGGATCCAGATTCACAGAAGCTGAACGGTCAGATAGGGGTGCCTTGTTCTGGACCGGCAGATTTACCCAGACACTTGGACCGGTTTTCCTCTGACTTTGACAGAAGTTTTCCAACAGACGACCTGGTCGGAGACAGAATAGAACCCATGGATCTGTTCTACCCCGACAAGGAGGAGTCCATCCTTCCAGAACCTCCTGACACCGAAATGCAGAGGTGGCCTTCGGTCCTGAGCGTCTCCGCTCTCCAACCGGCGCCGCCTTCAGACGGACCAGAGGACCTGCTGGGTGAAGACTTCCTGAGTGGAGGAGAGCATGATCAC GTGATCGGTCCGACCAATCAGACGCCCTCCGACTCGCCTCTGTCCCAGGAGCAGTGCGTGATGTGCGGAGTGACGATCGGAGCGCCGCAGGGCACCGACGCTTCAGAAGCAGACAGCGAAGGAAGCCCTCTTAG GATGGACTCCATCAGACCAGATGAGATCCACATCCCTCCGGTTCTCCGACACAGGAAGGGAGCCCACCTAACGGAGTCCCCA GAGAAAACTAAAGCTGCATCTAGAACGGCGGAACCTGAAGACTGTGATTTATG GTGGAGGGAGAACTGGGAGCTGTGCGTGCTTCTGCTGCTGTGGCTGCTGCTCTACTCCTTCATGGTTCTTCCTCAGATGGACCTGAAGACGCTGCCGAGCCTGTTGCTCAACcaatga